The segment GCCTGCCGCCAGAAGAAGCATTAACGACGCGAAGCCTGCAACGAATGTCCTCATTGTAATCATATACCCTCCATTGGTGAAAGTATGTGCTCCCTTACGAATAGCATAAAGGCCCCCCTGTTTCAACCTTTGTCTCGGTCAATCGGGAGCTGCGGATGGGATTGATTCCATTTCTAAGTCGAAGATGATATCGAGGCGACGAGGAAGGCGCGACGAAGGTGTACTACCAGACATCGAGGGAAGCCTCTCCATCCTTTCCCCATGAATGGACAACAACCGGAGGTGATGGCCCCGGAGAGGGAGTGAGGCTAGATCGGGAGGGCCGTCATATCTCGATTCTCGTGATGACCCCGTGGAGCTTGTTGTGGGGCAGGTCGTGGAACTGGACGAAGGGTGGGGCCAGCCGTTTCATCATGGAGAATATTTTCCAGAAGAAATTCCTCGTGGTGATCTCTTCGAGTCCGTAGAATATCCCCTTCTCGTTTATGCCCGCCTTTTTCAAAAGGTGCTCGATATTGACCACTTCCATATAGCCCATCCGGATTTCGAATGTCTTGAGCCCCGGGGCGAGATCGTCTTTAAAGAAGCTCTCCACTCCGAAGGGCTGGTCCGTGGTCGTGATGGAGACGATGATATTGTTCTCGTACACGATATTGTTCATGAACATGGTGTGAACGATATAGGCGGGCACTTTTTTCATGTCCCGGGCGAAGAAGAGGGCGGTACCTTTTATCCTGTAGGTCTGGTATATCTCATTGTAGCTTGGCAGGAAAATGTCCAGCTTCAGGGGTTTGATCTGCCCGTAGAGCCTTCTTTGGCCGCCTGTATAGATCAGTATGACGGCAAAGGGGATTGCGGCAATGACAAGAGACCAATAGCCCCCGTGGGGTATTTTATAGGTATTGGAGACAAGGAAGGCAATATCGACGACGGTGACGAGTAATGAGGCGAAGGCTTTGGGATAATTGTGCCTGAGGAAAAATATGGCGGTCATCATGAGCCCCGTCAGCGTCATGGTGCCCGTAACCGCGAGGCCGTACGCCGCGGCCAGACGGTTTGATTCTCCGAACTGAAACATAATGAAGAGGACCGAGATGAGGAGGAACCAGTTTACAAAGCCGATATAGATTTGCGACCTCAGCTCGGTGGAGGTATACTCGACCCGGAACAGAGGCATGAGGCGCGTGTTGATGCCCTGGTACACCACGGAAAACATCCCGCTTATCATCGCCTGGGAAGCGATAATCGTGGCAATGATGCTGAGAATGAGGAAGGGCACGTATAAAAGAAACGACTGCTCCAGGATCATGCCGAAAAGCATGTTCGACGAGCGCCCCCCGTCTCTTATCACGAATGCCCCCTGGCCGAAATAGTTGAGGAGGAGGGCACAAAAAACGAAATACCAGGCCCGGATGATCGGCTTTCTCCCCAGGTGGCCCATATCCGCGTAAAGGGCCTCGCCACCGGTAGCGCAGAGGATTACCTCGGAGAGCACAAAGAATCCGGCGATTCCGTTATGGTAGAGAAACTTGATGCCATATATGGGGTTGATCGCGTGCCAGACCGACGGGACCTGTATGATCGATATCACGCCGGAAACGGAGATGGCGATGAACCACAGAAGCATGAGGGGCCCGAATGCCCGGGCAACCTTATCGGTGCCCTTTCTTTGAAAGGAAAAAAGTACGATGGCGATTGCGGCCGCGATCAGGATAAGGGTCATTTTCGTGGTCCCCTGAAACCCGGGGATAAGGCGTATGCCCTCGACCGCGCTAAGAATACTGATGGCGGGGGTGATTACCCCGTCGCCGATGAGCAGAGATATGCCCACGAAGGTCAGCATGGCGATAAAGACCGTGCCCCTCCCCGCTTTGAGGAGCCTCGTCAGTATCCCCCTCAGAACTATCGTGCCTCCCTCGCCCTTTTCGCTGAGGCTCATGGCGAGCCACGTGTATTCAGCGGTGACCAGAATGATCAGGGTCCACGCCACGAGAGAGAGCACACCCATGACATTGTCGACCGTGGGCTTGAGGAGGAGAAAAATAACGGTAAGGGTATAAATGGGGCTGGTCCCGATGTCCCCGAAGACAAGGCCGAGGGACTTGGTGATTGCCCTCAGGTCCGATTTAATGCGCTGCAGGCCGTGAGGTTCGGGCCCCGGGATTTGATTCCCCTTTTCAGGCGTCTCCGGGGAGGCATTTTTCTCCGTTGCCGGATGAATGGGTGTCCGATCGCGAGATGTCGTCATTTTAAGCCCCTGCCGCCGGTACCGAGCATTGCGCCTGTTTTTTGACCTTTTTAGTCATTAGATCTATATTTCTCTCCAGCTGCACTTTCAGGAATCTCTTCATGGGGTGTGCCTTTCGCGGTCATAACCAATAGTGACGGCGCCGCCCGTACATAATACTTCAATTCGGACCCGAAGGGAGAAAGATTGCCCCTTCCGGCCTCATTCCGCTAAATTTATATGAACCATGGTTTCCGTTCCGGTGCAATAATATATACCGATTTTCATAGCATGAATAAAGCCTAAAATTTTCCTCTTTTATCGAAAACAGGCGGGTCCGGTTCGATGGGGAATCCATTTGTTGTCGGGGAGGCCTTTCGGTTCCTCAATATTCGTCGAAGTTTCCATCTTCCGTCGGGCGCCCGATACGTTTCTCCGAGTGATATTGATGACCCACGAGGCGATTGCTGCCCGGCTGACAGGCACGGACAGGCGTGCGAGCGTTCGCCTGCCGTCGATGCTCGCCGATTTCGCGGGCAAGAGAGGGAAAACTCCCATGGGGCAGAGACCAGGGCCGCGAGATAGGGAAGGGTAGGTCCCACGAGGTTTCGTCTTTTTATCTTGTGAGGCCCTTGGGTCTGTTTTCGAATAATAACGGCTGGGCGGTATGATCGATAGTTTCATACCGGCTGTCACCGACATTCTGATAAGGTCCGTCAAAGGACCCTATAGGCGAATGTAATCTCGCGGCCACACGCACAAATCTACTTGAGGTTCAATACAGCCCGGCGATAGGGTCGGCACGGGAGCTTTTACCCCCGAGGGGCGTTATGGGACCACCTCGATGACGCCTTCCATGCCCTTGTCCCGGTGGCTCGCCAGGAGGGGGATCTTCTTGGTGCAGAAAAAAGGATAATTGCCTTCCTTGGTCGGGGTAAACCTGATGATCGAGGGGGCGGCGCCAAGCTCTTCCGTAAAGGTCATCCCCGCCTCAGGCGAATTCATGGAGACATTATGAGGCGCCATGCCCGGCTCTTTTGTGATTTTCAATTCCGTGGGTACATTGATCTTGAGGGCGATATGGTTCGGCTTGAAGAAATAGCTCCCGCCCGTAATCTCCACCCTCTGAATGCCGTCAGGGCCCATTACGGCGTCCACCCTTGGCTGAGGGGTCCCCTCCGCCGCCCGGAGGCCCTGCGAGAAAAGGAGCATGAGAAGAACCAATAATGCGATTTTATATACGCCGTATTTCATAATTCACCCCCTGTGGATAATCGCCGTCCGGACGGGCTGCGGCAAAAGATGCTTCACTATGTAGTAGTGCGGGTATGATTCCCTGAACGACCCGTGAATTAATATAGGGCGGCCACGCCAAAGGAGCAAGGTCAA is part of the Syntrophorhabdaceae bacterium genome and harbors:
- a CDS encoding KUP/HAK/KT family potassium transporter, which translates into the protein MTTSRDRTPIHPATEKNASPETPEKGNQIPGPEPHGLQRIKSDLRAITKSLGLVFGDIGTSPIYTLTVIFLLLKPTVDNVMGVLSLVAWTLIILVTAEYTWLAMSLSEKGEGGTIVLRGILTRLLKAGRGTVFIAMLTFVGISLLIGDGVITPAISILSAVEGIRLIPGFQGTTKMTLILIAAAIAIVLFSFQRKGTDKVARAFGPLMLLWFIAISVSGVISIIQVPSVWHAINPIYGIKFLYHNGIAGFFVLSEVILCATGGEALYADMGHLGRKPIIRAWYFVFCALLLNYFGQGAFVIRDGGRSSNMLFGMILEQSFLLYVPFLILSIIATIIASQAMISGMFSVVYQGINTRLMPLFRVEYTSTELRSQIYIGFVNWFLLISVLFIMFQFGESNRLAAAYGLAVTGTMTLTGLMMTAIFFLRHNYPKAFASLLVTVVDIAFLVSNTYKIPHGGYWSLVIAAIPFAVILIYTGGQRRLYGQIKPLKLDIFLPSYNEIYQTYRIKGTALFFARDMKKVPAYIVHTMFMNNIVYENNIIVSITTTDQPFGVESFFKDDLAPGLKTFEIRMGYMEVVNIEHLLKKAGINEKGIFYGLEEITTRNFFWKIFSMMKRLAPPFVQFHDLPHNKLHGVITRIEI